The sequence ACCATAGCAAACCATATCATAAGCGATTGCTGCACTTCTAAAATCTCCACTTTTATAAATATCATCAGCTGCTCTTTTGCATTTAAAGGCATCTTTTAGCTTTGAGCATTCGCTATAAAAGTTATCAATCTTAGCCTTAACCTCTTGTTCGCTAATGTTGATTGGCTCAGGTTTAAAAGTAATTGGCCCAGGGAATTTTTGCACACAACCAGCCAGAATAAGCCCAGCTAAAACTGCTACTATAACCTGTCTCAATCCTCCCTCCTTAATATATAATAGGTCTGCTTACCAGCTAGTTTTTCTATGATAATTTTATACTTACTAGCCCATGACTGCACAATCTCATTAAATTCATCAATAATCTCTGGAATAGTACTTTCACATTTGATTTTAAATTTATCTTCACTATTAGATAGAGCGACAAATCCATCACTATGTTTTATTTTTTCATGTAAATTTATAATATGCTCAATCTCTTTTTCATCAAAATCAGATGCTGATAAAACTCTTTTTACCTGCTCTACAAGCGCATCATTTACATTATATCCAAGTCCAGTTAGCACTAGTTCTACACTCATTATCTCCCTTTAATTACTTGATTTTTGACTAATTAATACAGCTTCTATTATCTTTTTGATATCACCATCTAAAACTGCATCAGCTTGCGAGTAGGCGATATTGCTTCTATTATCTTTTACTTGTTTATATGGAAATAAAACATATGAGCGAATTTGATGACCCCAGCCCATTTCGCTTTTTTCTACTGATTGGCTAGCTACTCTTTGCTTTTCTAACTCTAGCTCATATAGCCTTGATTTTAGCATTTTTAGAGCTGTAGCTTTGTTTTTATGCTGACTTCTATCATTTTGACATTGAACTACGATTCCGGTTGGATGGTGAGTTATGCGTACGGCTGATTCAGTTTTATTTACATGTTGGCCACCTGCTCCACTGGCTCTATAATAATCATATCTTATATCTTTTTCATCAATATCAATCTCGATATCATCATCAATCTCAGGACTTACCATTACACTTGAAAAGCTCGTATGACGCCTACCAGCACTATCAAATGGGCTGGTTCTTACTAGACGATGAATTCCATTTTCAGCCTTTAAATAGCCATAAGCATTTTCACCTTTTACAATAAAGCTAACATCTTTTAATCCAGCCTCATCGCCCTCTTGAAAATCTAAAGTCTCAACCTTAAAGCCTTCTCTTTCGCAAAATCTTAAATACATCCTATATAGCATACTAGCCCAGTCATTACTCTCAGTTCCGCCAGCTCCTGGATGAATACTTACAATAGCATTTTTGCTATCATCTTCGCTGCTTAGCATCATGGCAACTTCTAAATTTATAATAGTCTCTTCTAACTTAACAGAGTCCTCAAATAGCGAATTTATAGTATCTAAATCATTTTCTGAATTTGCTAAATCAAATAATTCTATAGCATCATTTAATGAGTTTTTAGCATTTTGAAATTTAGCTAGCATAGAGTTTAATTTGGTCTTTTCTTTGCCTATTTGTCCAGCCATTTGGACATCACTCCAAAAGCTAGGGTCTTGTTCTAAAGCTTCAATCTCTTTAAGTCTTGATTGTATTAAAGAGGGATTTACAACTTTAGCAATATTATCAACCTTGATCTTTAAACCCTTTAAAAGTTCGTTATACTCATAGTTATCCAAAGTTTTACCTTTTAAATTTTTGGCGAAATTTTATCTAAAATATGGTTAAAATTTAATTATTTAAAGGAAAAATTTTTAAAAATTTATGCTAAAATTATAGATTAAAAATTTCAAAAGAGAGTCTTATGCAGATATTAAAAACAGTACAAGAAGTGCGTCAATTCCGTGCTACTTGCAGTGGAAATGTAGGCTTTGTGCCGACAATGGGTGCTTTGCACGCCGGTCATGCTCAGCTATTAAAAAGCTCTGTATCACAAAATGATCATACTATAGTAAGCATTTTTGTCAATCCAACACAATTTTTAGCCGGTGAGGATTTAGATAGATATCCTAGAACACCTGAGGCTGATATTAAAATATGTGAATTATGTGGAGTAGATGCAATATTTATGCCTGATGCTAATGAAATTTATAGCCAAATAGAGCCAAAAATCTTAGCACCAAAAGAGCTATCTAGCACACTCGAAGGCGCTACAAGACCTGGACATTTTGATGGTGTTTGTACAGTATTAACTAAATTTTTTAATATCATAAATCCTACAAACGCATACTTTGGCAAAAAGGACGCTCAACAGCTTTTAATAGTACAGCATATGGTAAAATCGCTATTTATGCCAATTAATATAGTTCCTGTTGATATAGTTCGCTCTAGCGATGGCTTAGCACTTTCGAGTCGTAACTCATACTTAAATGATGATGAATTAGCTCAAGCATTAAAACTCTCAAGGTCTTTGATGAAAGCTAGCAATTTAATTAAAGCAAATAAATTAAACTCTCTTGAGATAAAAGATGCAATGAGTAGCTGTCTAGAGCCTTTAAAAGTTGATTATATAGCAATTGTAGATAAGAGTTTAAAACCAATTGATAGCATTGAGCTTGGCAATACTATTATTTTAATTGCTGTATATGTAAGCAATACACGCTTAATTGATAATTTGTGGGTCTAATATGGCAAATTTATATTTAGTTTCACTTGGATGTAATAAAAATCTAGTTGATAGCGAGATCATGCTTGGAAGACTAAGTGCGTATGATTTAGTAGATGATCCTAGCTTAGCTGATGTAATAATAATAAATACCTGTGGCTTTATAGAAGATGCTAAAAGCGAAAGCATAAGTACAATTTTAGAGCTAGCAAGTTATAAAAAACCAAATTCGGTTTTAGTAGTTACTGGCTGCTTAATGCAAAGATATAAAGATGAGCTTATGCGTGAATTACCAGAGGTAGATATATTTACTGGCGTTGGAGATTATGCTAAAATAGATGAGATAATCCTTAAAAAACAAAATCTATTCAGTCCAGAAACATACTTGCAAGCAACCAATACCAAAAGAGTAATTACTGGTTCAAGCTATCACGCATATATCAAAATCTCTGAAGGTTGTAATCAAAAATGTAGCTTTTGTGCAATTCCCAGCTTTAAAGGGAAGCTAAAAAGTAGAGAAATTTCAAGTATCGTTGATGAGATAAAAGAGCTAATTAGTAGAGGATATAATGATTTTAGCTTTATCGCTCAAGATAGCAGCTCATTCTTGCGTGATCATGGAGAAAATGAAGGGCTTATAGCTCTTATAGATGAGGTTGAAAAGATAGAAGGGATAAATGCAGCTAGAATTTTATATCTATATCCTACAACTACCAACACAAAACTAATTCAAAAAATTATTGATTCCAAAGTATTTGTCAATTATTTTGATATGCCTATACAGCATATAAATGATGAGATGCTAAAGATAATGCGTCGTGGTGCTAATAAAGATAAGATAATTGAGCTTTTAACAATGATGAGAGAAGCACCTAATAGCTTTTTGCGTACTGGAATCATAATAGGCCATCCAGGAGAAATAGATAGTTATTTTGATGAGCTTTGTGAGTTTTTAAGCAAATTTAAATTTGATAGAATCAGTGCATTTGCTTACTCCAAAGAAGAAGATACTCTAGCTTATGAAATGGAACAAGTAGAGCCAAAGATTATCACGCAAAGATTAAATAAGATCGAAAAGATTATAAAATCTAGCATTGATGAGAGCTTTAAAAGCTTAGTTGGGCATACCATCAAGGTACAAATCAATGGTGCAAGTAGTGAGGGCGATATGTTTTATGGCGCTAAGGCTATAATTTGGGATAGAGATATTGATGGTGAGATTCTTATCAATGATAGCGAGATTAAAAATCCAAAAGTAGGACAAATTTATGATTGTCAGATCACTGAATTTGTTAATGATAAGCTAATTGGACAGATTGTTTGCAGTTAAATTTAGAACCATTAAAAGACAAAAAGGCCCTGCTAGCTTTTTCACACGGAGTAGATAGTACAGCTCTTTTTTATCTTTTAGTTAAAGCCGGAGTAAGCTTTGATTGTGCAATGGTAAACTATCAAACTCGCCCTAGTAGCAATACTGAAGAACAAAGTGCTATAAAACTTTGCAAACAATTTAATAAAAAAATATTTATTCATAAAGCTAGTTTAAATTTAACCAGCTCCAATTTTGAGATGACAGCTCGTAAAATTAGATATGAGTTTTTTGACTCTATAATATGTGAGTTTGGTTATGAAATTTTGATTTTAGCACACCAGCTAAATGATGCAACTGAATGGCTATTAATGCAACTAGCTAAAGGTAGTGGCGCTGTAGGATTGGCTGGAATGAGCGAATTTAGTACAAGGTACCTAAAATCTCAAAATAGAGAAATAGGAGTATTTCGTCCGCTTTTAAGTGTTAGCCGTAGTGAAATTTTAGAATTTCTACACTCTCAAAATATAAAATATTTCATAGATAACTCCAATCAAAATCTAAAATTTACCCGTAATAAAATTAGGGCTGAATTTAGTGATTCTTTTGTAGGGCAATTTAGAAATGGAATTAAAAAAAGCTTAGAGCTTTTAAGGGATGATGCAAAGCTACTTTTAGGTGAGTTTGAATATAATGATGGAGAGCTCTTTATAGTGGCTAAATCACAAAATTCAATCTATCTAATAGATCAAGCCTGCAAAAGGCTAGGCGTACTAATGAGCCAAAAGACTCGTCAAATTTGTACTCAAAATGATTGCGTAATATCGCATAAAATCACAATCACATCAAATAAAAAATATTACTTTATCGCTCCATTTATAAAAACCATAATGGATAAGAAATTAAAAGATAAATTTAGAATCCTAAAAGTTCCGGCCTTGCTTCGTCCATATCTAGCAAATAATTTAGAACGTCTTAAGGTTCTTGATAAATTTTTATCACAAAGCTAGTTTGTATATATCCATCTCTTGACTCCATCTCAACTGGAAAATCAACTCTGATAAGATTATCATGTGTATTCATATCAGCGATAAAATCATATAAATTTTGTGGATTTTTCATTGTAGCACTTACATTAGCTTCGCTAATTATATATTTAGAATTGCTTGTTATAGTTTTTGGCTTAGTAAAGTAGATATTATCAAAATACTTCCCAGCAACACCGATAAATTTCATCTGATTAAAGCTATTTTTAAGCGACTCTAACGCTTTTGTATTTTGCTGTTTTAACTTTTCATAGGTTGCTAAATGATCATTATAAAGCTGGTTAATTTTAGCTAAATTTACCTCTTTTTCACTGCGAATCTGCGCAGCTTGTTTGTATTTATCAATTGAAGGCATAGCCACAGCAAAAACCATTACTAGCACAAAAATCACAAAAATCAAACTATAAATTGCTAGCTTAGTAAGGTCGATATTTTCTAGACTTCTATCTACTCTCATTTGCCAACTTCTCCATTAGGGCTATTTTTATTAATACTTACAAAATTATACCAACCATTTGGAAGCTGATAAAATGTGGTATTTGATACAGCAAATATTGACTTTAATGGTGCTTCAAATAGTAACTTAAAACGATCTTTTGTTGGTGTTAATCCTTTTACTTTTAGCATATACTCTTCCATATGAACGCTTTTAAGAGTTACTCCATCAGGAACTAGATTAAATAAATTCATCAAACTTTTATTTAAAATTGCATTTTTATGATAGATATCAAGAGTCATATCACGCTTTATAGAAGTGATTTTAGTCTGATTTTTCAACTCATTAATAGCTTTAAATTTAGCATCGTATTGAGCTTGTAACTCATCAGATTGTAAATTTATATTAAAAATTTGCATTCCAATAAAAATTGCTCCAGATATAAAAGCTGCTCCTATTAAAAACATTGTCCAAAGCCAAATTCTAGTAAAAAGAGAAAATAACGGCTTAACTCGTGGCTTGATAAAACTATAACTCATTGCAAATCTCTCTAATCATCATATTATTTATTAGCTTATCAATATCTTGCTTAATTAACTTAATATCTAGCATTAGCTCATTTTCTGCCATAATCAAAAACTCATTATCAAGACTTAGTCCATCAAATATTACAACACTCTCGATAAAATCACCCAAGTAATTTTTATTTTGATAATACTCAGTAATGGCAAGCTTGATATTACTAATTAGTGTAACTTCTTTACCAATATCTCGTACACTATCTTCTAATTTTTTATTAGCATTAGCAATCTCTTCATGCTGTATATCCTCAAAATCATCTTTATCTACATTATCAAAATCGCTAAATCCACCTCCAATATCACCTAGGCCTCCAAGTTTGCTTAGTCTATCTTGCTCTTCTTCGATAACATTATCTAAATCTGCGCTCTCCTCTTTACTAAAGACCTTATCATAATAATCAAAACCATCATTTTCTTTTCTAGTATCAAAATATGCGCCAAATTTCATATCTTCGCCATCAAAAATCATGATAGTATTATTATCATTCATATGTAGCATATATAAAATTTTACCTTTTTTTGGGGACTCTTTAATAAGTGAGTGCAAAATACCAAACGGAGAATAAATAAGATCAGGCTTTAGTCCATTTAGCGTCTCTTCAAAACTAGTTAGCTCACTATCGGGCACAACAATACTCCAGCCTTTCATTTTAATCTTAGCAACTAGATTGTATGAGATATTAAATTTTTCAAATCCTCTAGCATCTACAGCTGGAAGCGCCCACTGCTTAGGGCTATTAAGCATAGCAGCTAGATATACTGAGTGATACTGCTTGGTACGCTTTTTAAGATAATCAACAAGTTTATAATCAACTACACCATTATGAACATCAAATACAGCCTCATTACTACCTATAATCTTATCGCCTTTTACAGCACGTGAGTACAGATAGCACTGATTATCTTTAATAATAACACTAACATATAAAGTAGTCAAAAATCCACGAACCCAAGAGATTAAACCAGACATATTAAACCTTAAATTTTAAAAATTTTAGCCAATTTAGCTTTAAATTTAGATTATATTATCTACCTCATTAAATTTTTTAGCTATTAATGCTTTAGCTTCTTGCATATCTAAACCTTCTAAGCCAAATTCGTTCCCAATGCAATAGGTAAGCTTGCAAAAAGGCTTTGGCAAAATCATTTTATCCCAACTATTAAACTGCCAAAACCTGCTAGCTGTGTAACTTAAAACTATCAAATTTACTCCAGTTTTTTGTGCAACTGCCACTGAACCATCGCTAATGCTATGTCTTGGACCTCGTGGACCATCTGGGGTAATCACTACATCAATTCCATTATGGATTGATTTTATTGCTGATAGAAAAACTTTCAAGGCTCCTTTTGATGAACTTCCTCTAATCGAACCAATACCAAAATGACTAATAATATCGCTAATTACTTGACCATCTTTATGATCTGAGATCATTACATTCGCATTTCTGCCTTGCCAACAACTACTAAAAATAAATGGCATAAATGCTAACTTCTCATGCCAAAAAAGAGCTACTACTGGCTTGCTCTTTGGCGCTTCTCCAATAAACTCCTTTTTGCAAGTTAGATATATAAGCTTAATTATAAAAACTAGTAAATTTTCTACTATTTTATTAACAAATTTAGCCCTAAATAATCTGCCCATTTAATACCATTCTTCTTGGTTGAGTGATTTGAACCTTAGCAAATTTACCTAGCAACTCCTCGCTGCCTTTGGCCTGAACCAAAAAGTTATTATCTGTACGACCAGCTATCATTCCATCAGCCCTAAGCTCTTCAAAATAGACATCATAAATTTGTCCTATTTTACTAGCTACAATCTCATCTAAAATTTCATTATGTCTAGACTGTAAGCGTGTGAGCCTAGCCCCAGCTATGCTATCATCTATCTGATTTGGCATAGTGGCTGCTGGAGTTAGTGGGCGAGTTGAGTATTTAAACGAAAACACCTGCTCAAATCTTACCTTTTCAAGCACATCCATCGTATCTTCAAAATCAGCTTCACTCTCACCAGGAAATCCTACTATAATATCAGTTGATATGCTAACATCAGGACAAAGCGCTCTAAGTTTACTTGCTCTATCTAAAAACCACTCCTTAGTATATCCACGCTTCATAGCTTTTAGTATTGCCGTACTTCCGCTTTGTAGTGGCATATGCATAGATTTACAGATTTTAGGATTTAAGCTAAACTCGCGTAAAAATTTATCATCCATATGCAAAGGATGCGGACTAGTAAAGCGAATTCTCTCTACGCCATCAATTTGACTAATTAAATTCAAAAGATCGCTAAAATCTATTTTTTGGCCATTAGAACTACTAAATCTTTTGCCATAGTTATTGACATTTTGACCAAGCAAAAATATCTCTTTAGCTCCGTTATTAGTAGCTTTTTTAATCTCATTTAAAATTATATCTTTTGGAATGCTTAGCTCATCGCCCCTAGTGTGCGGGACTATACAATAGGTGCATTTCTTATCGCATCCTATCATGATATTTACATAACTTTTATATGGACTAGTGCGAAACTCACCAAAGGCATACTCGCTCTCATCATGATTTATATCTACGCTCACGAATTTAGGCGTTTTGACTGCGGTTTTGATCTTTGATACATTTCTAGCACCAAGGACAAAATCAACATACGGCGCACGCTTAAATACATCAGAGCCAAGATGGCTAGCCGTACAACCACAAACACCTATTTTCGCTCCTGGTTTTTTGACTTTTTCAAATCCGCCAACCTCACTAAAGAGCTTATGCACTGGTCTTTCACGCACAGAACAAGTATTTATAAGGATTAGATCAGCCTCGCCAATCTGATTAGTAGTCTCATACTCATCATCTAATTCAGCTATGATATGCTCGCTATCACGAACATTCATAGCACATCCCAAAGTCTCTATAAATAGCTTTTTTTTACTAAATTCAGCGCTCAAAGTATATGCACCTCATACATATAATCATTCTCATCTAGGCCATATTTTACCGTGCGGTGATATACGCTTAACCCTTTGTTCTCAAAATGCTCAACTAAGGCAATAAGCTGCTTATGTGAGTTATCACGATCAAAATAGAATATCTTTCCACCATCTTTTAGCGCAGCACTCTCGATCTTTTCTAGACTAATTGTTTTTGGTTTTGCATCTAACTCAGCTCTAGCTAATTTTAACTCCATTTTTTATCCCTTTTTGAGTGATTTTAACTCATTAGTATATCAAATTTGCTATAAAATTTCGTTTAAATTATATAGTATAAATATATTTAAAGATTATAAAAGCTAATATAAGATAAAATAACGGGCTTGCAAATTTTAAATCTCAATAATTTATTATTTTGACAAATTAATCACAAAAGGCAACTTTATGGAGAGAATATTAGATATAATCGAGTCAATAGCTAATGAAAAAAATTTAAACATTGATGATGTAAAAGCCAGAATCTTAAAGGCCTTTGAATCAGCTGCTAAAAAACTATATGGTTCAGAGTGCGAATATGAAGCACTAATTAATCCAACAACTAAAAATATCACTCTATATCAAAAAATTCTAGTTGTTAATAATGATGATGAACGCCTAGATAATGAGCATTTTATCAGCCTTGATAAAGCTCATGAATTTGATAAAAGCCTTGAAATAGGCGATAGTCTAAACTATGAAATAAATATAGAAGATCTAGGTCGCACAGCTGCTGGAACGCTTAGCCGTGAGATAGAGTATCATATCCAACGCCTAATAGAAGAGAAAATTTTTGAAAAGTATAATGCAAAGGTTGGCTCACTTGTCTTTGGTTCAGTTACACGAGTTGATTCTGAAGAAAATACATTTATTGAAATTGATGAGATCAGAGCTGTAATGAGCATGAAAAATCGTATTAAAGATGAAAAATTTAAAATTGGTGATGTTGTAAAATGTGTTATTAAAAGCGTAAGGCTAGATAAAAAAGATGGTATAAAAGTTGAACTCTCTCGTACATCACCCAAATTTCTTGAAGCACTTTTAAAAGCTGAAGTTCCTGAGATTAAAGATGGTGGTGTAATCATTCAAAATAGCGCTAGAATACCAGGTAAAAAAGCCAAAATTGCTTTATATTCTACTACCCCAAATATCGATGCAGTTGGTGCAACAGTAGGTATAAAAGGCGTAAGAATCAATGCTGTAAGTAATGAGTTAAATGGTGAAAATATAGACGCTATTGAGTATAGTAATGAACCAGCTATTTTTGTAGCACGCGCTTTAGCTCCTGCTATAGTAAGCTCTGTAAAAATAGATGGACAAAAGGCTATAGTATCACTAGTACCTGAACAAAAATCAAAAGCAATTGGAGCAAGCGGTATAAATATTAGACTAGCAAGTATGTTAACTAAATATGAGATTGAACTAGAAGAATTGACAAATGCCACACCAGTGGGTCAAATCAACAACGAAGAGGGTCTAAAAAATCTAAAAGCACTCTTTGGTGATCTTTAAAATAAAGAATTCGGTCTAGCCGAATTCTTTTACTATGAATTAAAAATTAATTTTATTCTATCTTAAGCTCTAAAGCTAAAAATTTACCAGTATGAGAACCACTCTTTTTATATCCTTTAGCTAACTCTATTGGACTACCCTTAGCAATTACCTTGCCACCACCTGCTCCACCTTCAGGCCCCATATCTATAATATAATCACAATTTTTAATCACATCTAAATTATGCTCTATTACTATAACTGAATTTCCCAATTCAACCAAATGGTGTAAAACTCCAGTAAGTCTATCAACATCAGCAAAATGCAATCCAGTTGTAGGCTCATCTAAGATATAAAGAGTAGAGCCAGTATCGGTACGACTAAGTTCTTTTGCTAGTTTAATCCGTTGAGCTTCACCACCACTTAAAGTAGTAGCTGACTGACCCAAAGTAAGATAGCCAAGACCGACTGAGCAAATAGTGCTAAGCTTAGCATAAATTTTAGGAACCTTAGCAAAAAACTCCAACGCTTCATCAGCGCTCATAGCCAATACTTCAGATATGTTTTTGCCTTTATATCTTATCTCTAAAGTTTGAGCATTATAGCGAGTACCTTTACATACATCACATATTACATTAATATCAGGTAAAAAGTGCATCTCAACCTTTATCTCGCCCTCACCGCTACATTTTTCGCATCTACCGCCTTTGACATTAAAGCTAAAGCGTCCGATTTTATACCCTCTAATCTGAGCCTCTTTAGTCGCTGCAAATAACGCTCTTATCTCATCCATCACGCCTGTATATGTAGCTGGATTGGAGCGTGGAGTTCTGCCTATTGGACTTTGGTCTAAATAGATAACCTTATCTAGCTGATCTAAGCCTTCTATTTTAACACCTTTTAAAGCTTGAAATTTTTTAGCACGATTTAGTTCTATCTCAGCTGCTGGCAAAAGAGCTTTAAGCACTAGCGAACTCTTGCCGCTACCACTTACTCCAGTTACACCTACAAGGTTACTAAGTGGAAATTTAACGCTTAAATTTGATATATTGTTTATAGTTACTCCACTTAAGCTTAGCCACTGTTTTTGTTTTCTGCCTTGATAGTAATTAATATCTTTTTGACCATTTAAATATTTTGCTGTTTGAGTTTGACTTGCTAATAACTCTTTATATGTACCATTAAAAACTACATTACCACCATAAATTCCAGCTCCAGGGCCAATATCTACTATATAATCAGCAGCTTCAATAGTCTTTTTATCATGCTCTACTACAATTACTGTATTGCCTTTTTCTTGCAAATTTCGCAAGGTTTTAATCAGCTTTAGAGTATCTCTTTCATGCAATCCAATACTAGGCTCATCTAATACATACATAACCCCGCTTAATCCACTGCCTATTTGGCTAGCAATCCTAATACGCTGCGCCTCGCCACCACTAATAGTTCTAGCATCCCTACCAAGGCTAATATATCCAAGCCCTACATCATATAAGAAAAATAGCCTTTCATTTATCTCTTTTAAAATTGGAGTAGCTATTAGAGTTTGTTGAGGATTTAGGTGAGCAAATCTATCATTATTACTAAAAAATTTAGTAGCGTTTTCTATGCTCATGTTAATAATATCACCTATTGATTTAGACGCTACTTTAACAGCCAAACTATCGCTACATAGCCTATTACCTTTACAGCTTTCACAAACTTTTTCAGTCATATACTCGCTAAAAT is a genomic window of Campylobacter devanensis containing:
- the prfB gene encoding peptide chain release factor 2, yielding MDNYEYNELLKGLKIKVDNIAKVVNPSLIQSRLKEIEALEQDPSFWSDVQMAGQIGKEKTKLNSMLAKFQNAKNSLNDAIELFDLANSENDLDTINSLFEDSVKLEETIINLEVAMMLSSEDDSKNAIVSIHPGAGGTESNDWASMLYRMYLRFCEREGFKVETLDFQEGDEAGLKDVSFIVKGENAYGYLKAENGIHRLVRTSPFDSAGRRHTSFSSVMVSPEIDDDIEIDIDEKDIRYDYYRASGAGGQHVNKTESAVRITHHPTGIVVQCQNDRSQHKNKATALKMLKSRLYELELEKQRVASQSVEKSEMGWGHQIRSYVLFPYKQVKDNRSNIAYSQADAVLDGDIKKIIEAVLISQKSSN
- a CDS encoding HP0268 family nuclease, with translation MELKLARAELDAKPKTISLEKIESAALKDGGKIFYFDRDNSHKQLIALVEHFENKGLSVYHRTVKYGLDENDYMYEVHIL
- the tilS gene encoding tRNA lysidine(34) synthetase TilS produces the protein MQLNLEPLKDKKALLAFSHGVDSTALFYLLVKAGVSFDCAMVNYQTRPSSNTEEQSAIKLCKQFNKKIFIHKASLNLTSSNFEMTARKIRYEFFDSIICEFGYEILILAHQLNDATEWLLMQLAKGSGAVGLAGMSEFSTRYLKSQNREIGVFRPLLSVSRSEILEFLHSQNIKYFIDNSNQNLKFTRNKIRAEFSDSFVGQFRNGIKKSLELLRDDAKLLLGEFEYNDGELFIVAKSQNSIYLIDQACKRLGVLMSQKTRQICTQNDCVISHKITITSNKKYYFIAPFIKTIMDKKLKDKFRILKVPALLRPYLANNLERLKVLDKFLSQS
- the panC gene encoding pantoate--beta-alanine ligase: MQILKTVQEVRQFRATCSGNVGFVPTMGALHAGHAQLLKSSVSQNDHTIVSIFVNPTQFLAGEDLDRYPRTPEADIKICELCGVDAIFMPDANEIYSQIEPKILAPKELSSTLEGATRPGHFDGVCTVLTKFFNIINPTNAYFGKKDAQQLLIVQHMVKSLFMPINIVPVDIVRSSDGLALSSRNSYLNDDELAQALKLSRSLMKASNLIKANKLNSLEIKDAMSSCLEPLKVDYIAIVDKSLKPIDSIELGNTIILIAVYVSNTRLIDNLWV
- the rimO gene encoding 30S ribosomal protein S12 methylthiotransferase RimO, translated to MANLYLVSLGCNKNLVDSEIMLGRLSAYDLVDDPSLADVIIINTCGFIEDAKSESISTILELASYKKPNSVLVVTGCLMQRYKDELMRELPEVDIFTGVGDYAKIDEIILKKQNLFSPETYLQATNTKRVITGSSYHAYIKISEGCNQKCSFCAIPSFKGKLKSREISSIVDEIKELISRGYNDFSFIAQDSSSFLRDHGENEGLIALIDEVEKIEGINAARILYLYPTTTNTKLIQKIIDSKVFVNYFDMPIQHINDEMLKIMRRGANKDKIIELLTMMREAPNSFLRTGIIIGHPGEIDSYFDELCEFLSKFKFDRISAFAYSKEEDTLAYEMEQVEPKIITQRLNKIEKIIKSSIDESFKSLVGHTIKVQINGASSEGDMFYGAKAIIWDRDIDGEILINDSEIKNPKVGQIYDCQITEFVNDKLIGQIVCS
- the nusA gene encoding transcription termination factor NusA gives rise to the protein MERILDIIESIANEKNLNIDDVKARILKAFESAAKKLYGSECEYEALINPTTKNITLYQKILVVNNDDERLDNEHFISLDKAHEFDKSLEIGDSLNYEINIEDLGRTAAGTLSREIEYHIQRLIEEKIFEKYNAKVGSLVFGSVTRVDSEENTFIEIDEIRAVMSMKNRIKDEKFKIGDVVKCVIKSVRLDKKDGIKVELSRTSPKFLEALLKAEVPEIKDGGVIIQNSARIPGKKAKIALYSTTPNIDAVGATVGIKGVRINAVSNELNGENIDAIEYSNEPAIFVARALAPAIVSSVKIDGQKAIVSLVPEQKSKAIGASGINIRLASMLTKYEIELEELTNATPVGQINNEEGLKNLKALFGDL
- a CDS encoding SEL1-like repeat protein, which translates into the protein MRQVIVAVLAGLILAGCVQKFPGPITFKPEPINISEQEVKAKIDNFYSECSKLKDAFKCKRAADDIYKSGDFRSAAIAYDMVCYGFQYIPACKQLADMFAHGDGMPRDIDTAATIYQIACNNGDNNSCDLARNLGVQNQNR
- a CDS encoding type II secretion system protein; this translates as MSVELVLTGLGYNVNDALVEQVKRVLSASDFDEKEIEHIINLHEKIKHSDGFVALSNSEDKFKIKCESTIPEIIDEFNEIVQSWASKYKIIIEKLAGKQTYYILRRED
- the miaB gene encoding tRNA (N6-isopentenyl adenosine(37)-C2)-methylthiotransferase MiaB encodes the protein MSAEFSKKKLFIETLGCAMNVRDSEHIIAELDDEYETTNQIGEADLILINTCSVRERPVHKLFSEVGGFEKVKKPGAKIGVCGCTASHLGSDVFKRAPYVDFVLGARNVSKIKTAVKTPKFVSVDINHDESEYAFGEFRTSPYKSYVNIMIGCDKKCTYCIVPHTRGDELSIPKDIILNEIKKATNNGAKEIFLLGQNVNNYGKRFSSSNGQKIDFSDLLNLISQIDGVERIRFTSPHPLHMDDKFLREFSLNPKICKSMHMPLQSGSTAILKAMKRGYTKEWFLDRASKLRALCPDVSISTDIIVGFPGESEADFEDTMDVLEKVRFEQVFSFKYSTRPLTPAATMPNQIDDSIAGARLTRLQSRHNEILDEIVASKIGQIYDVYFEELRADGMIAGRTDNNFLVQAKGSEELLGKFAKVQITQPRRMVLNGQII
- a CDS encoding lysophospholipid acyltransferase family protein, translating into MGRLFRAKFVNKIVENLLVFIIKLIYLTCKKEFIGEAPKSKPVVALFWHEKLAFMPFIFSSCWQGRNANVMISDHKDGQVISDIISHFGIGSIRGSSSKGALKVFLSAIKSIHNGIDVVITPDGPRGPRHSISDGSVAVAQKTGVNLIVLSYTASRFWQFNSWDKMILPKPFCKLTYCIGNEFGLEGLDMQEAKALIAKKFNEVDNII